A window of the Cucurbita pepo subsp. pepo cultivar mu-cu-16 chromosome LG01, ASM280686v2, whole genome shotgun sequence genome harbors these coding sequences:
- the LOC111789693 gene encoding protein LNK1-like isoform X1, which produces MLLKWWIKNLEGMSDLCMYKLKDNIWKDFTGNDDYIVPHLGDELWDLFDVRSDSLENSNPKISFTDDAYNATKFSFLGKEKVITQTSIMKNTVLEKDSWPHTPDGVPTSNSDSFKDVKMEPNGLSMPNRCFKTDVGTDFDYCTDDHIVTDNSAADENDMYQYSVSHMSQTGNDISFLDDDCENKENNDLLFYGWQDMESFEDVDRMFRNCDSTFGLGNLSNEDDLCWFSPSHGSEKLEEKPTKSNFNFSCCEGSTINDALEFNEGSNPLSSDPSSDGLNKNNILTGCKVYDGIDSAAVSHLLAADIPDRKRNSRGDLIPKQQESSFASNQLQAVPSSHNPSFDAPTIAANENREKLYHQDLPASFNKNFTLMSMPNSETFSTSFPVRKHAPRSESEIDDGHSETGVVSRESRAELDSSNAPDISCRSTTLDGISLEATSFCQLQQVMEQVLDIRTKLCIRDSLYRLARSAEQRHNCANLNENIREDKLVRIAPLIDQDANRSGGFLDLETDTNPIDRSVAHLLFHRPSDPSVMPTGGNALPLKSPKLVPAEKQNFQDETGGATAYAAADQKPLSNGKNYEQ; this is translated from the exons ATGCTTCTTAAATGGTGGATAAAGAATCTTGAAGGAATGTCTGACTTGTGTATGTACAAg CTCAAGGATAATATTTGGAAGGACTTCACTGGGAATGATGATTATATAGTGCCTCATCTTGGTGACGAACTTTGGGATCTATTTGACGTGCGGAGTGATAGTCTTGAGAATTCTAATCCCAAAATTAGCTTTACAGATGATGCTTACAATGCAACTAAGTTCAGTTTTCTTGGTAAGGAGAAAGTAATAACACAAACATCAATCATGAAGAATACAGTTCTGGAAAAAGATTCATGGCCTCATACACCTGATGGTGTTCCTACTTCAAACAGTGACTCGTTCAAAGATGTGAAAATGGAACCAAACGGTCTTAGTATGCCAAACCGCTGCTTTAAAACAGACGTGGGTACAGACTTTGATTACTGCACAGATGATCATATTGTAACTGACAACAGTGCTGCagatgagaatgacatgtatcAATATTCTGTCAGTCACATGTCTCAAACAGGTAATGATATTAGTTTTCTGGATGATGATtgtgaaaacaaagaaaacaacgATCTTCTATTTTATGGGTGGCAAGATATGGAAAGCTTTGAGGACGTAGATAGGATGTTCAG AAATTGCGATTCAACATTTGGGCTCGGGAATCTAAGCAATGAAGACGATCTATGCTGGTTTTCCCCATCCCATGGCTCAGAAAAACTCGAAGAAAAACCAACAAAGTCGAACTTTAATTTTTCGTGCTGTGAAGGAAGTACAATAAATGATGCATTGGAATTTAATGAAGGTTCTAATCCCCTGAGTTCTGACCCATCATCTGATGgtttgaacaaaaataatattttaactggGTGTAAGGTATATGATGGGATTGACTCTGCTGCTGTTAGTCACTTGTTAGCTGCTGACATACcagatagaaaaagaaattctagAGGTGACTTGATACCTAAACAACAG GAGTCTTCTTTTGCATCTAATCAACTACAGGCTGTACCTAGCTCTCATAATCCTTCCTTTGACGCCCCAACAATTGCAGCaaatgaaaatagagaaaaactGTACCACCAGGATTTACCAGCCTCATTCAATAAGAATTTCACTTTGATGTCTATGCCAAATTCGGAAACATTCAGTACTTCATTTCCAGTTAGAAAGCATGCACCAAGATCTGAAAGTGAAATTGATGATGGTCACAGTGAAACTGGCGTAGTTAGCCGAGAAAGTCGAGCGGAATTAGATTCTTCAAATGCACCGGATATATCTTGCCGGAGCACTACGCTAGATGGAATCTCATTGGAAGCAACTAGTTTTTGCCAGCTTCAACAAGTAATGGAGCAGGTA TTGGATATTCGGACGAAACTATGCATAAGAGATAGTTTATATCGCCTGGCAAGAAGTGCGGAGCAGAGACATAACTGTGCAAATCTTAATGAGAATATTAGAGAAGATAAACTTGTGAGAATTGCACCGTTGATCGATCAAGACGCTAACAG GAGTGGAGGTTTTTTGGATTTGGAAACTGATACCAATCCTATCGACCGATCAGTCGCCCACTTGCTGTTTCACCGGCCTTCGGATCCATCTGTAATGCCCACTGGTGGTAATGCCTTGCCTCTGAAATCTCCCAAACTG GTGCCAGccgaaaaacaaaattttcaggaCGAAACTGGGGGAGCTACAGCTTATGCAGCAGCAGATCAAAAGCCGCTGTCAAATGGGAAAAACTATGAGCAGTAG
- the LOC111789693 gene encoding protein LNK1-like isoform X2: protein MLLKWWIKNLEGMSDLCMYKLKDNIWKDFTGNDDYIVPHLGDELWDLFDVRSDSLENSNPKISFTDDAYNATKFSFLGKEKVITQTSIMKNTVLEKDSWPHTPDGVPTSNSDSFKDVKMEPNGLSMPNRCFKTDVGTDFDYCTDDHIVTDNSAADENDMYQYSVSHMSQTGNDISFLDDDCENKENNDLLFYGWQDMESFEDVDRMFRNCDSTFGLGNLSNEDDLCWFSPSHGSEKLEEKPTKSNFNFSCCEGSTINDALEFNEGSNPLSSDPSSDGLNKNNILTGCKVYDGIDSAAVSHLLAADIPDRKRNSRGDLIPKQQESSFASNQLQAVPSSHNPSFDAPTIAANENREKLYHQDLPASFNKNFTLMSMPNSETFSTSFPVRKHAPRSESEIDDGHSETGVVSRESRAELDSSNAPDISCRSTTLDGISLEATSFCQLQQVMEQLDIRTKLCIRDSLYRLARSAEQRHNCANLNENIREDKLVRIAPLIDQDANRSGGFLDLETDTNPIDRSVAHLLFHRPSDPSVMPTGGNALPLKSPKLVPAEKQNFQDETGGATAYAAADQKPLSNGKNYEQ, encoded by the exons ATGCTTCTTAAATGGTGGATAAAGAATCTTGAAGGAATGTCTGACTTGTGTATGTACAAg CTCAAGGATAATATTTGGAAGGACTTCACTGGGAATGATGATTATATAGTGCCTCATCTTGGTGACGAACTTTGGGATCTATTTGACGTGCGGAGTGATAGTCTTGAGAATTCTAATCCCAAAATTAGCTTTACAGATGATGCTTACAATGCAACTAAGTTCAGTTTTCTTGGTAAGGAGAAAGTAATAACACAAACATCAATCATGAAGAATACAGTTCTGGAAAAAGATTCATGGCCTCATACACCTGATGGTGTTCCTACTTCAAACAGTGACTCGTTCAAAGATGTGAAAATGGAACCAAACGGTCTTAGTATGCCAAACCGCTGCTTTAAAACAGACGTGGGTACAGACTTTGATTACTGCACAGATGATCATATTGTAACTGACAACAGTGCTGCagatgagaatgacatgtatcAATATTCTGTCAGTCACATGTCTCAAACAGGTAATGATATTAGTTTTCTGGATGATGATtgtgaaaacaaagaaaacaacgATCTTCTATTTTATGGGTGGCAAGATATGGAAAGCTTTGAGGACGTAGATAGGATGTTCAG AAATTGCGATTCAACATTTGGGCTCGGGAATCTAAGCAATGAAGACGATCTATGCTGGTTTTCCCCATCCCATGGCTCAGAAAAACTCGAAGAAAAACCAACAAAGTCGAACTTTAATTTTTCGTGCTGTGAAGGAAGTACAATAAATGATGCATTGGAATTTAATGAAGGTTCTAATCCCCTGAGTTCTGACCCATCATCTGATGgtttgaacaaaaataatattttaactggGTGTAAGGTATATGATGGGATTGACTCTGCTGCTGTTAGTCACTTGTTAGCTGCTGACATACcagatagaaaaagaaattctagAGGTGACTTGATACCTAAACAACAG GAGTCTTCTTTTGCATCTAATCAACTACAGGCTGTACCTAGCTCTCATAATCCTTCCTTTGACGCCCCAACAATTGCAGCaaatgaaaatagagaaaaactGTACCACCAGGATTTACCAGCCTCATTCAATAAGAATTTCACTTTGATGTCTATGCCAAATTCGGAAACATTCAGTACTTCATTTCCAGTTAGAAAGCATGCACCAAGATCTGAAAGTGAAATTGATGATGGTCACAGTGAAACTGGCGTAGTTAGCCGAGAAAGTCGAGCGGAATTAGATTCTTCAAATGCACCGGATATATCTTGCCGGAGCACTACGCTAGATGGAATCTCATTGGAAGCAACTAGTTTTTGCCAGCTTCAACAAGTAATGGAGCAG TTGGATATTCGGACGAAACTATGCATAAGAGATAGTTTATATCGCCTGGCAAGAAGTGCGGAGCAGAGACATAACTGTGCAAATCTTAATGAGAATATTAGAGAAGATAAACTTGTGAGAATTGCACCGTTGATCGATCAAGACGCTAACAG GAGTGGAGGTTTTTTGGATTTGGAAACTGATACCAATCCTATCGACCGATCAGTCGCCCACTTGCTGTTTCACCGGCCTTCGGATCCATCTGTAATGCCCACTGGTGGTAATGCCTTGCCTCTGAAATCTCCCAAACTG GTGCCAGccgaaaaacaaaattttcaggaCGAAACTGGGGGAGCTACAGCTTATGCAGCAGCAGATCAAAAGCCGCTGTCAAATGGGAAAAACTATGAGCAGTAG
- the LOC111789693 gene encoding protein LNK1-like isoform X3: MLLKWWIKNLEGMSDLCMYKLKDNIWKDFTGNDDYIVPHLGDELWDLFDVRSDSLENSNPKISFTDDAYNATKFSFLGKEKVITQTSIMKNTVLEKDSWPHTPDGVPTSNSDSFKDVKMEPNGLSMPNRCFKTDVGTDFDYCTDDHIVTDNSAADENDMYQYSVSHMSQTGNDISFLDDDCENKENNDLLFYGWQDMESFEDVDRMFRNCDSTFGLGNLSNEDDLCWFSPSHGSEKLEEKPTKSNFNFSCCEGSTINDALEFNEGSNPLSSDPSSDGLNKNNILTGCKVYDGIDSAAVSHLLAADIPDRKRNSRGDLIPKQQESSFASNQLQAVPSSHNPSFDAPTIAANENREKLYHQDLPASFNKNFTLMSMPNSETFSTSFPVRKHAPRSESEIDDGHSETGVVSRESRAELDSSNAPDISCRSTTLDGISLEATSFCQLQQVMEQVLDIRTKLCIRDSLYRLARSAEQRHNCANLNENIREDKLVRIAPLIDQDANRNANWPVWLAGYQWFLVSVNAEDG; this comes from the exons ATGCTTCTTAAATGGTGGATAAAGAATCTTGAAGGAATGTCTGACTTGTGTATGTACAAg CTCAAGGATAATATTTGGAAGGACTTCACTGGGAATGATGATTATATAGTGCCTCATCTTGGTGACGAACTTTGGGATCTATTTGACGTGCGGAGTGATAGTCTTGAGAATTCTAATCCCAAAATTAGCTTTACAGATGATGCTTACAATGCAACTAAGTTCAGTTTTCTTGGTAAGGAGAAAGTAATAACACAAACATCAATCATGAAGAATACAGTTCTGGAAAAAGATTCATGGCCTCATACACCTGATGGTGTTCCTACTTCAAACAGTGACTCGTTCAAAGATGTGAAAATGGAACCAAACGGTCTTAGTATGCCAAACCGCTGCTTTAAAACAGACGTGGGTACAGACTTTGATTACTGCACAGATGATCATATTGTAACTGACAACAGTGCTGCagatgagaatgacatgtatcAATATTCTGTCAGTCACATGTCTCAAACAGGTAATGATATTAGTTTTCTGGATGATGATtgtgaaaacaaagaaaacaacgATCTTCTATTTTATGGGTGGCAAGATATGGAAAGCTTTGAGGACGTAGATAGGATGTTCAG AAATTGCGATTCAACATTTGGGCTCGGGAATCTAAGCAATGAAGACGATCTATGCTGGTTTTCCCCATCCCATGGCTCAGAAAAACTCGAAGAAAAACCAACAAAGTCGAACTTTAATTTTTCGTGCTGTGAAGGAAGTACAATAAATGATGCATTGGAATTTAATGAAGGTTCTAATCCCCTGAGTTCTGACCCATCATCTGATGgtttgaacaaaaataatattttaactggGTGTAAGGTATATGATGGGATTGACTCTGCTGCTGTTAGTCACTTGTTAGCTGCTGACATACcagatagaaaaagaaattctagAGGTGACTTGATACCTAAACAACAG GAGTCTTCTTTTGCATCTAATCAACTACAGGCTGTACCTAGCTCTCATAATCCTTCCTTTGACGCCCCAACAATTGCAGCaaatgaaaatagagaaaaactGTACCACCAGGATTTACCAGCCTCATTCAATAAGAATTTCACTTTGATGTCTATGCCAAATTCGGAAACATTCAGTACTTCATTTCCAGTTAGAAAGCATGCACCAAGATCTGAAAGTGAAATTGATGATGGTCACAGTGAAACTGGCGTAGTTAGCCGAGAAAGTCGAGCGGAATTAGATTCTTCAAATGCACCGGATATATCTTGCCGGAGCACTACGCTAGATGGAATCTCATTGGAAGCAACTAGTTTTTGCCAGCTTCAACAAGTAATGGAGCAGGTA TTGGATATTCGGACGAAACTATGCATAAGAGATAGTTTATATCGCCTGGCAAGAAGTGCGGAGCAGAGACATAACTGTGCAAATCTTAATGAGAATATTAGAGAAGATAAACTTGTGAGAATTGCACCGTTGATCGATCAAGACGCTAACAG GAATGCCAATTGGCCTGTATGGCTGGCTGGTTATCAGTGGTTTCTTGTTTCTGTAAATGCAGAGGATGGGTGA
- the LOC111789693 gene encoding protein LNK1-like isoform X4, which translates to MKNTVLEKDSWPHTPDGVPTSNSDSFKDVKMEPNGLSMPNRCFKTDVGTDFDYCTDDHIVTDNSAADENDMYQYSVSHMSQTGNDISFLDDDCENKENNDLLFYGWQDMESFEDVDRMFRNCDSTFGLGNLSNEDDLCWFSPSHGSEKLEEKPTKSNFNFSCCEGSTINDALEFNEGSNPLSSDPSSDGLNKNNILTGCKVYDGIDSAAVSHLLAADIPDRKRNSRGDLIPKQQESSFASNQLQAVPSSHNPSFDAPTIAANENREKLYHQDLPASFNKNFTLMSMPNSETFSTSFPVRKHAPRSESEIDDGHSETGVVSRESRAELDSSNAPDISCRSTTLDGISLEATSFCQLQQVMEQVLDIRTKLCIRDSLYRLARSAEQRHNCANLNENIREDKLVRIAPLIDQDANRSGGFLDLETDTNPIDRSVAHLLFHRPSDPSVMPTGGNALPLKSPKLVPAEKQNFQDETGGATAYAAADQKPLSNGKNYEQ; encoded by the exons ATGAAGAATACAGTTCTGGAAAAAGATTCATGGCCTCATACACCTGATGGTGTTCCTACTTCAAACAGTGACTCGTTCAAAGATGTGAAAATGGAACCAAACGGTCTTAGTATGCCAAACCGCTGCTTTAAAACAGACGTGGGTACAGACTTTGATTACTGCACAGATGATCATATTGTAACTGACAACAGTGCTGCagatgagaatgacatgtatcAATATTCTGTCAGTCACATGTCTCAAACAGGTAATGATATTAGTTTTCTGGATGATGATtgtgaaaacaaagaaaacaacgATCTTCTATTTTATGGGTGGCAAGATATGGAAAGCTTTGAGGACGTAGATAGGATGTTCAG AAATTGCGATTCAACATTTGGGCTCGGGAATCTAAGCAATGAAGACGATCTATGCTGGTTTTCCCCATCCCATGGCTCAGAAAAACTCGAAGAAAAACCAACAAAGTCGAACTTTAATTTTTCGTGCTGTGAAGGAAGTACAATAAATGATGCATTGGAATTTAATGAAGGTTCTAATCCCCTGAGTTCTGACCCATCATCTGATGgtttgaacaaaaataatattttaactggGTGTAAGGTATATGATGGGATTGACTCTGCTGCTGTTAGTCACTTGTTAGCTGCTGACATACcagatagaaaaagaaattctagAGGTGACTTGATACCTAAACAACAG GAGTCTTCTTTTGCATCTAATCAACTACAGGCTGTACCTAGCTCTCATAATCCTTCCTTTGACGCCCCAACAATTGCAGCaaatgaaaatagagaaaaactGTACCACCAGGATTTACCAGCCTCATTCAATAAGAATTTCACTTTGATGTCTATGCCAAATTCGGAAACATTCAGTACTTCATTTCCAGTTAGAAAGCATGCACCAAGATCTGAAAGTGAAATTGATGATGGTCACAGTGAAACTGGCGTAGTTAGCCGAGAAAGTCGAGCGGAATTAGATTCTTCAAATGCACCGGATATATCTTGCCGGAGCACTACGCTAGATGGAATCTCATTGGAAGCAACTAGTTTTTGCCAGCTTCAACAAGTAATGGAGCAGGTA TTGGATATTCGGACGAAACTATGCATAAGAGATAGTTTATATCGCCTGGCAAGAAGTGCGGAGCAGAGACATAACTGTGCAAATCTTAATGAGAATATTAGAGAAGATAAACTTGTGAGAATTGCACCGTTGATCGATCAAGACGCTAACAG GAGTGGAGGTTTTTTGGATTTGGAAACTGATACCAATCCTATCGACCGATCAGTCGCCCACTTGCTGTTTCACCGGCCTTCGGATCCATCTGTAATGCCCACTGGTGGTAATGCCTTGCCTCTGAAATCTCCCAAACTG GTGCCAGccgaaaaacaaaattttcaggaCGAAACTGGGGGAGCTACAGCTTATGCAGCAGCAGATCAAAAGCCGCTGTCAAATGGGAAAAACTATGAGCAGTAG